One genomic window of Quercus robur chromosome 6, dhQueRobu3.1, whole genome shotgun sequence includes the following:
- the LOC126688614 gene encoding cysteine-rich receptor-like protein kinase 26, translated as MCNSSLITITLAFLITLSLCLPLAQPEPCSNTGTFSTNSTYANNLNLLLSSLPSNVTANGGFYNTSSGQDPNKVYALALCRGDLDTDKCYTCTNTSSLDITKQCPDQKEAIIWGGECILRYSNRNIFGTMEVLPSQCVPNPNNISSTDLDQFNQTLYNLMGSLRTQASLGSSSIKYFAVGDKSFSSSRNVYGLVQCTPDISQMDCRICLEGAVADISSCSGGKEGGRVLKPSCIAWFEVFQFYDSTFVPSSPTTTVIPPTSDNSSPTTPAIPPTSDNFSPPKTRRENSSTSHLVIFVVVPIAGLMTVITLAWAILQKKKSKQNVDNDDATKRLEALKFNFNTIKAATNNFSNANKIGEGGFGSVYKARLPNGQEFAVKRLFHKTEHTEEQFKNEILLVAKLQHKCLVSLQGFCSEGRERILIYELVGNGSLDQFIYDPIKRAQMNWERRYDIICSIARGILYLHEDSRLKIIHRDLKPSNILLDEAMNPKISDFGLARLFDVGQSQDKTSRRVGTYGYMAPEYISHGHYSVKSDVFSFGILVLEIVSGRKKSWLCNTDDVELLLSYAWTNWREGTASNLIDQTLGDGSRSEITRCIHIGLLCVQENVAYRPTMSLVVQMLNSDSSSLPTPARPAFLIHSDIERDITLLQSTSGASKSK; from the exons ATGTGTAATTCAAGTTTAATCACGATTACTCTtgcttttctcataaccctcaGTCTCTGTCTTCCCCTTGCACAACCAGAACCATGTTCCAACACAGGCACTTTCTCTACTAACAGCACCTATGCCAATAATCTCAATCTTTTACTCTCTTCTCTCCCTTCTAATGTCACGGCCAATGGTGGCTTTTACAACACCTCTTCTGGCCAAGATCCCAACAAAGTTTATGCACTTGCACTGTGTAGAGGAGACCTTGATACGGATAAATGTTACACTTGTACGAACACCTCGAGCCTAGATATCACAAAGCAGTGTCCTGACCAAAAAGAAGCAATCATATGGGGGGGTGAATGTATTCTAAGGTACTCAAACAGAAACATTTTTGGCACCATGGAGGTTTTGCCTTCTCAGTGTGTGCCTAATCCTAATAACATATCATCAACGGATTTGGATCAGTTCAATCAAACATTATATAATTTGATGGGGAGCCTTCGCACACAGGCTTCATTGGGTTCCTCTAGTATAAAGTACTTTGCAGTTGGGGATAAAAGCTTCAGTAGCTCAAGAAACGTGTATGGACTTGTGCAGTGCACCCCAGATATATCGCAGATGGATTGCAGAATTTGCTTAGAAGGCGCAGTAGCAGATATTTCAAGCTGTTCTGGTGGGAAGGAAGGGGGAAGAGTTCTTAAACCTAGCTGTATTGCTTGGTTCGAGGTGTTTCAGTTTTATGATTCAACTTTTGTCCCTTCTTCTCCCACAACAACAGTGATCCCTCCAACCTCGGATAATTCTTCTCCCACAACACCAGCGATCCCTCCAACCTCGGATAATTTTTCTCCCCCAAAAACAAGAAGAG AGAACAGTAGCACATCCCACCTTGTTATTTTCGTTGTTGTTCCAATTGCCGGCTTAATGACAGTAATCACGCTTGCTTGGGCAATTCTGCAGAAGAAGAAGTCAAAGCAAAATGTTGATA ATGATGATGCTACGAAAAGGCTGGAAGCACTGAAATTCAACTTCAACACAATAAAAGCAGCAACAAATAACTTTTCTAATGCCAATAAGATTGGCGAGGGCGGATTTGGTTCAGTATACAAG GCTAGACTTCCAAATGGACAAGAATTCGCTGTGAAGAGACTATTTCACAAGACTGAGCATACTGAAGAGCAATTCAAGAATGAGATCCTGTTGGTGGCTAAGCTTCAACATAAGTGTCTAGTTAGCCTACAAGGTTTTTGCTCCGAAGGAAGGGAAAGAATCCTTATTTATGAGTTAGTTGGCAATGGAAGCTTAGATCAATTTATATATG ATCCCATCAAGCGTGCCCAAATGAATTGGGAAAGGCGTTATGATATCATTTGTAGCATTGCTCGGGGAATTCTTTACCTTCATGAAGATTCTCGCCTTAAGATTATACATCGAGATCTCAAACCAAGTAATATCTTGTTAGATGAAGCTATGAATCCTAAAATTTCAGACTTTGGACTGGCAAGGCTATTTGATGTGGGTCAAAGTCAAGACAAGACCAGTAGACGTGTGGGGACATA TGGATATATGGCTCCAGAATATATATCACATGGGCATTACTCAGTGAAGTCAGATGTCTTTAGTTTTGGTATCTTAGTTTTAGAGATTGTGAGTGGTAGAAAGAAGAGTTGGCTTTGTAATACAGATGATGTAGAGCTCCTTCTAAGCTAT GCATGGACTAATTGGAGAGAAGGGACAGCTTCAAATTTGATAGACCAGACACTTGGGGACGGTTCAAGAAGTGAAATAACGAGATGCATTCATATTGGGTTATTATGCGTTCAAGAAAATGTAGCATACCGACCCACCATGTCATTAGTGGTTCAAATGCTAAATAGTGACTCCTCAAGCCTCCCAACACCTGCACGACCTGCATTTCTTATACATAGTGACATAGAGCGAGACATTACTTTGCTACAGTCTACTTCAGGGGCTTCTAAGTCCAAATAA
- the LOC126688613 gene encoding uncharacterized protein LOC126688613: MGEGEVIAEERAKDISLKELSKKLEEFAKARDWEKYHSPRNLLLAMVGEVGELSEIFQWRGEVDRGLPNWEESDKEHLGEELSDVLLYLIRLADICGIDLGDAASKKIVKNAIKYPANAQ; encoded by the exons ATGGGAGAAGGAGAGGTGATAGCAGAGGAGAGAGCCAAAGACATTAGTCTGAAAGAACTCTCAAAGAAGCTAGAGGAATTTGCTAAGGCAAGAGATTGGGAGAAGTACCATAGCCCCAGGAATTTACTTCTTGCTATG GTTGGTGAAGTGGGAGAGCTGTCAGAAATATTCCAATGGAGGGGAGAGGTGGACAGAGGCTTGCCCAATTGGGAGGAATCAGATAAGGAGCATTTGGGTGAGGAGCTCTCTGATGTACTGCTATACCTCATCAGATTGGCTGATATATGTGGCATTGATCTTGGTGATGCTGCCTCCAAGAAAATTGTCAAGAATGCAATTAAATACCCAGCCAATGCtcaatga